The following coding sequences are from one Uranotaenia lowii strain MFRU-FL unplaced genomic scaffold, ASM2978415v1 HiC_scaffold_815, whole genome shotgun sequence window:
- the LOC129760896 gene encoding muscle-specific protein 300 kDa-like isoform X3: MYQSYNEYNNQLDQIFINCEDRDMLKLWKQYLMFVEPFILGDLPSDYDELLRTENILIMVCHLLDDLKRSLQKQTQIEPSLAELYNALNEQHSNNLERIQKKLSATRECLLQWEKYKAAKSHLDRLLLDIENTRNTLKLEYINLRKICMLINKISHLSSKFSEIETSQRDLRREMKQLISRCNGENVICQLESDENSASKKIIKLGESIDNWYKFLTAVSELNIRFEQRFEEIFQSLVELDESLKCITDENMSVSQHHLNMLKNEQLRLDSIQVSLFGVLKDRNELKNCISSFDARLIEKRMKNLVDFYDKMKYTITTLLNKLDTRMQNQKMFVQCCSANIAWIDDFEKRINNSSRLQSCEDNAGFIKTMEEMIEQQISFRECEIIWLKHVGEELLSGMDESAENNEIAAQLALLNYKWSNLMRLCKERSQKVSEINMTIISLQQRISQIKLWIEQIEAQLKEPFVINNMEKTNLDCLLDDYEKLQRSIEQNSCNIAEVLNLHEILFTDVESWNVYINRKHIHHDMNDIEQRWKNICLETSKRKQNLLSLWNMLLEVHKITDSYHSWVKQTDEYLCGLETNSSNIHIEQTIEILDYLDSQIRQIDSLESVQQTFRKIYIELFRNECIDRKNIVALLMIPKTTLITWESLYSRAMKIKTDLESLRNTYMAFITEYENIILALTDIDVQVTNMKHLKNQNEETSEKKLKRLQQLHNEFYSILDMFEKQDVRGSNLLQMISNENVESYSVQQKMEEYHQFANSIKSNLDVLLEEASQCCSATEINEKDFGAQVNTLPALCITAKDAYYYQLETALTEARDHLSHLQRYVEEINSNNFMTSVHQISKASAGCESTIELVKHLHGLLKSEHKVSDEDPICKDVEVACEQYRKLVLEWQTKQQKLEELRSFPAAYIFKCIHNDDYLTCPLCTKRNWQQIDIDLWRLEQWILMAEASQKSQPSSPPTDIDSLEDAIQDHREFLLDLDSHKSIIKSLNIVGEHLAIHTRDTEKALKLRNRLQEDTQRWDKVCQQASVWQSQLSQSLMENKEFHRTVTELCLWLENTEQKIKKSESIDLTSDKTIIEKKYKIFWELRADLMRCEPRIVSLHETTSQLTKCLETNKLQKFDEIYAKLTDLRMRFQSMRKLVEMYTIKIRTAIDAGLDLDGVVDEQECCPRKSRRRQHQYNCANQKLPTIGSCPACFLTNPSNAVAASWCCHLHTPR; encoded by the exons ATGTACCAATCATATAACGAGTACAACAATCAGCTcgatcaaattttcatcaattgtgAAGATCGCGACATGTTGAAACTTTGGAAGCAATATTTGATGTTTGTTGAACCTTTTATTTTGGGAGACTTACCAAGCGATTATGATGAACTTCTCAGAACGGAAAACATTTTGATCATGGTGTGTCATTTATTGGATGACTTGAAAAGGAGTTTACAAAAGCAAACCCAAATTGAACCATCCCTGGCAGAACTATACAATGCCTTAAATGAACAACACAGCAACAATTTAGAACGCATACAAAAGAAGTTAAGCGCTACCAGAGAGTGTTTACTCCAATGGGAGAAATATAAAGCAGCAAAATCTCATCTTGATCGGCTACTTTTGGATATCGAAAACACTAGAAACACATTGAAATTAGAATACatcaatttgagaaaaatatgtatgttgataaacaaaatttcccACCTTAGCTCAAAGTTTTCTGAAATAGAAACATCTCAAAGAGATTTGAGAAGGGAAATGAAACAGTTAATATCACGATGCAATGGAGAGAACGTTATCTGTCAATTGGAATCTGATGAAAATagtgcttcaaaaaaaattatcaaactcgGCGAAAGTATTGATAATTggtataaatttcttacagcaGTATCCGAGTTGAACATTCGATTTGAACAGCGCTTTGAAGAAATATTCCAAAGCTTAGTTGAACTCGATGAATCTTTGAAATGCATAACAGATGAAAATATGTCCGTATCACAACACCAtttgaatatgttgaaaaatgaacaACTTCGCTTGGATAGCATACAGGTATCATTATTTGGTGTTTTGAAAGATAGGAAtgagttgaaaaattgtataagtTCCTTTGATGCACGTCtaatagaaaaaagaatgaaaaatcttGTTGATTTTTATGACAAAATGAAATATACAATAACAACCTTACTCAACAAGCTCGACACACGAATGCAAAATCAGAAAATGTTTGTTCAATGTTGTTCAGCAAATATAGCTTGGATAGATGATTTCGAAAAACGTATCAACAATTCGAGTAGGTTGCAAAGTTGTGAGGATAATGCTGGATTTATAAAAACTATGGAAGAAATGATTGAACAGCAAATATCATTCAGAGAATGTGAAATAATTTGGCTGAAACATGTAGGAGAAGAATTATTGTCTGGTATGGACGAGAGTGCTGAAAACAACGAGATAGCTGCTCAGCTAGCTCTTTTAAATTACAAATGGAGTAATTTGATGAGACTCTGCAAAGAACGTTCCCAAAAAGTTAGTGAAATAAACATGACGATAATTTCCCTACAACAAAGAATAAGTCAAATAAAACTTTGGATAGAACAGATCGAAGCCCAGCTCAAGGAACCATTTGTCATCAACAATATGGAGAAAACTAACTTGGATTGTTTACTCGATGATTACGAAAAGCTGCAAAGATCAATTGAACAAAATAGTTGTAATATTGCCGAGGTTTTGAACCTACATGAAATTCTATTTACTGATGTAGAATCATGGAACGTGTACATTAACAGAAAACACATACATCACGATATGAATGATATAGAACAAAGATGGAAGAATATTTGTTTGGAAACTAgtaaacgaaaacaaaacttGCTTTCACTGTGGAACATGTTATTAGAAGTACATAAAATCACAGATTCATATCACAGTTGGGTAAAGCAAACTGATGAATATTTGTGTGGTCTAGAAACCAATAGTTCAAATATTCATATTGAACAGACTATCGAAATCCTTGATTATCTCGATTCTCAAATCAGACAAATAGACAGTCTGGAGTCTGTACAACAAACGTTCAGGAAAATATATATCGAGCTTTTCAGAAACGAGTGCATTGACAGGAAAAACATTGTCGCATTACTTATGATTCCTAAAACTACATTGATAACATGGGAATCATTATACTCTAgagcaatgaaaataaaaacagatttggAAAGTTTACGAAATACGTATATGGCATTCATAACGGAAtatgaaaacattattttggcCTTAACAGATATCGATGTGCAAGTAACAAATATGAAGCatctaaaaaatcaaaatgaagagACTTCAGAGAAGAAGTTGAAACGTTTGCAACAGCTTCATAATGAATTTTATTCCATCcttgatatgtttgaaaaacaagaTGTACGAGGTTCAAACTTGTTACAAATGATTTCCAATGAAAATGTTGAATCATACAGTGTGCAACAAAAGATGGAAGAATACCATCAGTTTGCCAACAGCATTAAATCTAATTTAGATGTGCTATTAGAGGAAGCATCGCAGTGTTGTTCTGCTACAGAAATCAATGAAAAAGATTTCGGTGCTCAAGTGAATACGCTACCAGCTTTGTGCATCACCGCTAAGGACGCCTATTACTATCAGCTTGAGACAGCTCTCACCGAAGCTCGCGATCACCTAAGTCATTTGCAACGATATGTGGAAGAAATCAACTCCAATAATTTTATGACTTCTGTACACCAGATATCGAAAGCATCAGCAGGTTGTGAATCTACTATCGAACTGGTGAAACATCTCCATGGCCTTTTGAAATCCGAGCATAAGGTGTCTGATGAAGATCCCATCTGCAAAGATGTTGAAGTTGCATGCGAACAATACCGTAAACTTGTTTTAGAGTGGCAAACAAAGCAGCAAAAACTGGAAGAACTAAG GTCTTTTCCTGCTGCTTACATTTTCAAATGCATTCA CAACGACGATTACCTTACGTGTCCGTTGTGCACAAAACGGAACTGGCAACAAATTGACATTGATTTGTGGCGTCTCGAGCAATGGATTCTTATGGCTGAAGCATCACAAAAATCTCAACCCTCAAGCCCGCCTACGGATATTGATTCGCTCGAAGATGCCATCCAGGATCACCGGGAGTTTTTACTTGATCTTGATAGTCACAAGAGTATAATTAAATCTCTCAACATTGTCGGAGAGCATTTAGCAATCCATACAAGGGATACCGAGAAAGCTCTGAAGTTGAGAAACCGTTTACAAGAAGATACACAACGATGGGATAAGGTGTGCCAACAGGCCTCCGTGTGGCAATCACAACTGAGCCAGTCACTGATGGAAAATAAAGAATTCCACCGAACAGTGACAGAACTGTGCCTTTGGCTGGAGAATACagagcaaaaaatcaaaaagtctgAATCGATAGATTTAACCTCCGATAAAACAATTATAGAGAAGAAATATAAAATCTTTTGGGAACTTCGTGCTGATCTAATGCGATGTGAACCGCGAATTGTCAGTTTACACGAAACTACTTCACAACTTACTAAATGCttggaaacaaataaattacagaaatttgatgaaatttatgcAAA GTTGactgatttgagaatgagattTCAATCTATGAGAAAGTTGGTTGAAATGTACACCATCAAAATAAGAACCGCTATTGATGCAGGGTTGGATTTAGATGGAGTAGTAGATGAACAAGAATGT TGCCCCCGGAAGTCCAGAAGACGACAACATCAATACAACTGTGCTAACCAGAAGTTACCGACTATTGGGTCGTGTCCTGCGTGCTTCCTTACCAATCCAAGCAATGCTGTTGCTGCTTCTTGGTGTTGCCACCTTCATACCCCACGGTGA